In Arthrobacter burdickii, one DNA window encodes the following:
- the ispF gene encoding 2-C-methyl-D-erythritol 2,4-cyclodiphosphate synthase, with translation MYLSEHLHLPRTGIGVDVHAYASDGDPAPLWLAGLLWEGERGLSGHSDGDAVAHAAADALFSAAGVGDLGTHFGTARPEYAGASGSTLLSSAAAIVRDAGFDIGNIAVQLIGNRPKFAPRRAEAEAVLSDAAQTPVSISATTTDGLGLTGRGEGVAAIATAVVVRSSSRVAVRPEG, from the coding sequence GTGTACCTCAGTGAACACCTCCACCTACCCCGCACCGGGATCGGTGTGGACGTCCATGCCTACGCATCCGACGGGGACCCCGCGCCGCTGTGGCTCGCGGGCCTGCTGTGGGAGGGCGAGCGCGGGCTGTCGGGCCACTCCGACGGCGACGCCGTCGCGCATGCGGCAGCCGACGCGCTGTTCTCCGCCGCGGGTGTGGGGGACCTCGGCACGCACTTCGGCACCGCGCGACCCGAGTACGCCGGCGCCTCGGGCTCCACCCTGCTGTCGTCGGCCGCCGCGATCGTGCGGGACGCCGGATTCGACATCGGCAACATCGCGGTCCAGCTCATCGGGAACCGCCCGAAGTTCGCGCCCCGCCGCGCCGAGGCGGAGGCAGTCCTGTCCGATGCCGCGCAGACACCGGTCAGCATCTCGGCCACCACCACCGACGGACTCGGGCTCACCGGCCGGGGAGAGGGTGTCGCAGCGATCGCGACCGCCGTCGTCGTGCGGTCCTCGTCCCGGGTGGCGGTTCGTCCGGAAGGCTGA
- the ispD gene encoding 2-C-methyl-D-erythritol 4-phosphate cytidylyltransferase, translating to MSEKNSQSVRAEVGVVLVAAGSGQRLGQGIPKARVLCGGRTLLEHSLESVVASGVAASVVVVVPAGDAVLSAVVDQAGRRTAGDRTVRITAVAGGATRAASVRAGLDALPSSAGVVLVHDAARALTPPAVFHRVAAAVRAGSPAVIPVLPVVDTVKVVTGDVVTATPDRAVLRAVQTPQGFDARALRAAHASATASDPGVTDDAMLLEAQGATVRVVEGDALAFKVTTPLDLVIAEAVLAARQPATHPGSPPET from the coding sequence GTGTCCGAGAAGAATTCACAGTCCGTCCGAGCCGAGGTCGGCGTCGTCCTGGTCGCCGCCGGGTCCGGACAGCGGCTCGGGCAGGGCATCCCGAAGGCGCGCGTGCTGTGCGGTGGGCGGACCCTCCTCGAGCATTCGCTGGAGTCCGTCGTCGCGTCGGGCGTCGCGGCGTCCGTCGTCGTGGTCGTTCCCGCAGGCGACGCCGTCCTATCCGCTGTCGTCGACCAGGCGGGGCGGCGCACCGCAGGCGATAGGACGGTGCGGATCACGGCGGTGGCCGGTGGGGCAACACGGGCCGCCTCCGTGCGTGCGGGCCTCGATGCGCTGCCTTCGTCAGCCGGCGTCGTCCTGGTCCACGACGCCGCCCGTGCGCTCACCCCGCCCGCGGTCTTCCATCGGGTCGCCGCCGCCGTCCGTGCAGGGTCGCCCGCGGTCATCCCGGTGCTGCCCGTGGTGGACACGGTGAAGGTCGTGACGGGCGACGTCGTCACGGCGACGCCCGACCGTGCCGTCCTGCGCGCCGTGCAGACCCCCCAGGGGTTCGACGCCCGCGCGCTGCGGGCAGCCCATGCGAGCGCCACCGCATCCGACCCCGGTGTCACGGACGATGCGATGCTCCTGGAGGCCCAGGGCGCCACGGTGCGAGTCGTGGAGGGGGACGCCCTCGCCTTCAAGGTCACCACGCCCCTGGACCTCGTCATCGCCGAGGCGGTCCTCGCCGCACGGCAGCCCGCGACGCATCCCGGTTCGCCGCCCGAGACATAG
- a CDS encoding CarD family transcriptional regulator translates to MVFEVGETVVYPHHGAAKIEEIKMRVIKGEEKMYLKLKVAQGDLTIEVPAENVDLVGVRDVVGKEGLEHVFDVLRAEFTEEPTNWSRRYKANLEKLASGDVIKVAEVVRDLWRRDHDRGLSAGEKRMLAKARQILISELALAEKTDEEKAASVLDEVLAS, encoded by the coding sequence ATGGTTTTTGAGGTCGGCGAAACAGTTGTTTACCCTCACCACGGCGCAGCGAAGATCGAAGAGATCAAGATGCGCGTCATCAAGGGCGAAGAGAAGATGTATCTCAAGCTCAAGGTGGCACAGGGTGATCTGACGATAGAAGTACCAGCAGAGAACGTTGACCTCGTAGGGGTTCGTGACGTAGTCGGCAAGGAGGGCCTCGAGCATGTGTTCGACGTCCTGCGGGCCGAATTCACGGAAGAGCCCACGAACTGGTCGCGCCGCTACAAGGCGAACCTCGAGAAGCTCGCCTCGGGCGATGTCATCAAGGTTGCAGAAGTAGTCCGCGACCTCTGGCGCCGCGACCACGACCGCGGCCTGTCGGCCGGTGAGAAGAGGATGCTCGCGAAAGCGCGGCAGATCCTGATCTCCGAGCTCGCCCTGGCGGAGAAGACCGACGAAGAGAAGGCCGCAAGCGTTCTCGACGAGGTCCTCGCCTCCTAG
- a CDS encoding response regulator transcription factor, protein MSRILIVEDEESFSDPLSYLLGKEGFEVSVVDNGLDAVTEFDRAGADLVLLDLQLPGLSGTEVCRQLRQRSNVPVIMLTAKDAEIDKVVGLELGADDYVTKPYSSRELVARVRAVLRRQGEPEELVSTTVQAGPVRMDVERHVVSVDGEQVALPLKEFELLEMLLRNSGRVLTRGQLIDRVWGSDYVGDTKTLDVHVKRLRSKLEPDPSNPRYLITVRGLGYKYEP, encoded by the coding sequence GTGAGCCGCATTCTGATCGTCGAGGACGAGGAGTCGTTCAGCGACCCGCTGTCCTACCTCCTCGGCAAGGAAGGCTTCGAGGTGTCCGTGGTGGACAACGGCCTCGACGCCGTCACCGAGTTCGACCGCGCGGGCGCGGACCTCGTGCTGCTGGACCTCCAGCTTCCGGGACTGTCCGGTACGGAGGTCTGCCGCCAGCTGCGCCAGCGCTCCAACGTCCCGGTCATCATGCTCACGGCCAAGGACGCCGAGATCGACAAGGTGGTGGGGCTGGAACTCGGCGCCGACGACTACGTCACCAAGCCGTACTCGTCGCGCGAGCTCGTGGCCCGCGTCCGGGCGGTGCTCCGGCGCCAGGGCGAACCCGAGGAGCTCGTCTCCACCACCGTCCAGGCCGGGCCTGTCCGGATGGACGTCGAACGCCATGTGGTGAGTGTCGACGGTGAGCAGGTCGCCCTCCCGCTCAAGGAGTTCGAGCTGCTGGAGATGCTGCTCAGGAACTCGGGCAGGGTCCTGACGCGCGGCCAGCTGATCGACCGCGTCTGGGGGTCGGACTATGTGGGGGACACGAAGACCCTCGATGTGCACGTCAAGCGGCTGCGCAGCAAGCTGGAGCCGGATCCCTCGAACCCCCGCTACCTCATCACGGTCCGCGGCCTCGGGTACAAGTACGAGCCCTGA
- a CDS encoding sensor histidine kinase, whose product MDPLLLTLVAGLVGLALGVSGMAAFRASEAQRLRLRYEDEPSLPDGAAEVLSIIGRAYVIVDAIDGVVRASPAAYAFGLVRGHTVVHSELLDLTARVRRDGVIEQEQLELPRGPFGQGTIVVQVRVAALGTEYILILADDRTEITRSEEIRNDFVANVSHELKTPVGAISLLAEAIDDAAEDEVAVRRFAQRMHKESGRLSALVQDIIELSRLQGADVVRRGKPVDINAVIVEAVDRNKLPAESKQIDIVVGGSVSLPVYGDHDLLMTAFRNLIDNAIRYSPEGTRVGVGVRSRDGLVQVSVTDQGPGITPEEQERIFERFYRIDAARSRQTGGTGLGLSIVKHVVSNHGGEVTVWSQAGQGSTFTVRLPEMESALDDGAAGSTGQQSDRKTVKKGSAAVQEQGVKA is encoded by the coding sequence GTGGACCCCCTTCTCCTGACGCTCGTGGCCGGGCTGGTAGGCCTGGCCCTCGGCGTGAGCGGCATGGCAGCGTTCCGGGCGAGCGAGGCGCAGCGACTCCGGCTCCGCTACGAGGACGAACCCTCGCTGCCCGACGGCGCGGCCGAGGTTCTCTCGATCATCGGACGCGCCTACGTCATCGTGGACGCGATCGACGGCGTCGTGCGGGCGAGTCCCGCCGCCTACGCCTTCGGCCTCGTCCGCGGACACACCGTGGTCCATTCCGAACTGCTCGACCTCACGGCACGCGTCCGGCGCGACGGCGTCATCGAGCAGGAACAGCTCGAGCTTCCCCGCGGCCCCTTCGGACAGGGGACCATCGTGGTGCAGGTCCGCGTCGCCGCCCTCGGCACCGAATACATCCTGATCCTCGCCGACGATCGCACGGAGATCACCCGGAGCGAGGAGATCCGCAACGACTTCGTCGCCAATGTGTCCCACGAGCTGAAGACACCGGTGGGCGCGATCTCCCTCCTCGCGGAGGCCATCGACGACGCCGCCGAGGACGAGGTGGCCGTGCGCCGCTTCGCCCAGCGCATGCACAAGGAGTCCGGCCGCCTGTCCGCTCTCGTGCAGGACATCATCGAGCTCTCCCGCCTGCAGGGCGCCGACGTCGTGCGTCGCGGGAAGCCCGTGGACATCAACGCGGTCATCGTCGAGGCCGTGGACCGCAACAAGCTGCCCGCCGAGAGCAAGCAGATCGACATCGTCGTCGGCGGTTCGGTCTCCCTCCCCGTGTACGGCGATCACGATCTCCTGATGACGGCCTTCCGCAACCTCATCGACAACGCCATCCGCTACTCGCCGGAGGGTACCCGCGTCGGGGTGGGCGTCCGGTCCCGGGACGGCCTCGTCCAGGTCTCGGTGACCGACCAGGGGCCGGGGATCACGCCCGAGGAACAGGAGCGCATCTTCGAACGGTTCTACCGCATCGACGCCGCGCGTTCCCGCCAGACCGGCGGCACCGGCCTGGGGCTCAGCATCGTCAAGCACGTCGTGTCCAACCACGGCGGCGAGGTGACGGTGTGGTCGCAGGCAGGCCAGGGAAGCACCTTCACCGTCCGCCTGCCCGAGATGGAGAGCGCCCTCGACGACGGCGCTGCCGGGTCGACAGGGCAGCAGTCCGACCGGAAGACCGTCAAGAAGGGCAGCGCCGCTGTCCAGGAGCAGGGAGTCAAGGCGTGA
- the phoU gene encoding phosphate signaling complex protein PhoU — MRKVFQAELHQIGEELIEISQLVSEAIQKANSAFQGADTELAQEVIAADARIDFLQNSLDERAIDILALQGPVASDLRMIVGALRMSASLERMGDLARHVAQLARLRYPANVIPETIRPTFDELAELDVQIAAKVTELLETRNLELSNEINAANTRVNELHAGVFKAVAAEDWNETAPTTVDVTLASRYYERFADHGVSVARKVTYLVTGEWQPSAPLN; from the coding sequence GTGCGTAAGGTTTTTCAGGCCGAGCTACACCAGATCGGCGAGGAGCTGATCGAGATCTCGCAGCTGGTGTCCGAGGCCATCCAGAAAGCCAACAGCGCTTTCCAGGGTGCCGACACCGAGCTCGCGCAGGAGGTCATCGCCGCCGACGCGCGGATCGACTTCCTGCAGAACTCCCTCGACGAACGGGCCATCGACATCCTCGCCCTCCAGGGGCCGGTGGCCTCCGATCTCCGCATGATCGTGGGTGCGCTGAGGATGAGCGCGTCGCTCGAGCGGATGGGCGACCTGGCCCGCCACGTGGCGCAGCTCGCGCGCCTGCGGTACCCCGCGAACGTGATCCCGGAGACCATCCGGCCGACCTTCGACGAACTGGCCGAGCTCGACGTCCAGATCGCTGCAAAGGTCACGGAGCTCCTCGAGACCCGCAACCTCGAGCTGAGCAACGAGATCAACGCCGCGAACACCCGCGTCAACGAACTGCACGCCGGCGTCTTCAAGGCCGTCGCCGCGGAGGACTGGAACGAGACCGCGCCGACGACCGTCGATGTCACCCTCGCCAGCCGCTACTACGAGCGCTTCGCGGACCACGGCGTCTCGGTGGCCCGCAAGGTAACCTACCTCGTCACAGGCGAGTGGCAGCCCAGCGCTCCGCTCAACTGA
- a CDS encoding phosphoglyceromutase, with the protein MTYTLILLRHGQSEWNEKNLFTGWVDVALTEKGREEATRGGQLLTEAGILPDIVYTSRQKRAIITANLALEAADRSWIDVKRNWRLNERHYGALQGKDKAQTLAEYGEQQFMEWRRSYDTPPPPLDDASEYSQANDPRYADLGDDVPRTECLKDVLERFLPYWESDITADIRAGRTVLIAAHGNSLRALVKHLDGISDKDIAALNIPTGIPLVYELDEDLKPVKAGGTYLDADAAAAAIEAVANQGKH; encoded by the coding sequence ATGACCTACACACTGATCCTGCTGCGCCACGGGCAGAGCGAATGGAACGAGAAGAACCTCTTCACCGGCTGGGTGGACGTCGCCCTCACGGAGAAGGGCCGCGAGGAAGCCACCCGCGGCGGCCAGCTCCTGACCGAGGCCGGCATCCTTCCCGACATCGTCTACACGTCCCGCCAGAAGCGCGCCATCATCACCGCGAACCTCGCGCTGGAAGCCGCCGACCGCAGCTGGATCGACGTCAAGCGCAACTGGCGCCTCAACGAGCGCCACTACGGCGCGCTGCAGGGCAAGGACAAGGCCCAGACCCTCGCGGAGTACGGCGAGCAGCAGTTCATGGAATGGCGCCGGTCCTACGACACCCCGCCGCCGCCCCTCGACGACGCCAGCGAGTACTCGCAGGCCAATGACCCCCGCTATGCGGACCTCGGCGACGACGTCCCGCGCACCGAGTGCCTCAAGGACGTCCTCGAGCGCTTCCTGCCGTACTGGGAGTCGGACATCACCGCGGACATCAGGGCCGGCAGGACCGTGCTGATCGCCGCCCACGGCAACTCCCTCCGCGCCCTCGTGAAGCACCTCGACGGGATCAGCGACAAGGACATCGCGGCGCTGAACATCCCCACCGGCATCCCGCTCGTCTACGAGCTCGACGAGGACCTCAAGCCCGTCAAGGCCGGCGGCACCTACCTCGACGCCGACGCGGCAGCCGCCGCCATCGAGGCCGTGGCGAACCAGGGCAAGCACTAG
- a CDS encoding class I SAM-dependent methyltransferase: MPPRPRPPKPLGTITRGTTNPNRLRRVDRWLAGPQGHRLRRAAAPLVVDLGYGAAPVTAVELFTRLRSVRDDVEVVGIEIDPARVAAAEPLARPGLTFRQGGFELPLDGRLPVFVRAFNVLRQYGEDEYAAYWDEVRSRLAPDGLFIDGTCDEIGRRSTWAALDTGGPVSLSISLRFGAFTLPSDVAERLPKALIHRNVEGEPVHAYLRALDRAWLDAAALASFGHRQRWVAMCGALKADGWPLLDGASRWRLGEITVAWEAVRPG, translated from the coding sequence GTGCCCCCGCGTCCCCGTCCCCCGAAGCCGCTCGGGACCATCACCCGCGGCACCACGAACCCCAACCGGCTCCGCCGCGTGGACCGCTGGCTCGCCGGCCCCCAGGGGCACCGGCTCCGTCGAGCCGCCGCTCCGCTCGTGGTCGACCTCGGGTACGGCGCGGCTCCGGTCACCGCCGTCGAACTGTTCACGCGCCTGCGCTCCGTGCGGGACGACGTCGAGGTGGTCGGGATCGAGATCGACCCGGCACGCGTAGCCGCGGCCGAACCTCTCGCGCGGCCCGGGCTGACGTTCCGGCAGGGCGGCTTCGAGCTTCCGCTGGATGGCCGGCTGCCGGTCTTCGTGCGCGCGTTCAACGTGCTGCGGCAGTACGGCGAGGACGAGTACGCGGCGTACTGGGACGAGGTCCGCTCCCGGCTTGCACCCGACGGGCTGTTCATCGACGGGACGTGCGACGAGATCGGGCGGCGGTCCACGTGGGCTGCCCTCGATACCGGCGGGCCTGTGTCGCTGAGCATCTCGCTGCGGTTCGGGGCGTTCACCCTCCCCTCCGACGTGGCGGAACGGCTGCCCAAGGCACTGATCCACCGCAACGTGGAGGGCGAACCGGTCCACGCCTACCTTCGGGCCCTGGACCGGGCCTGGCTCGATGCCGCGGCCCTCGCGTCCTTCGGCCATCGGCAGCGGTGGGTGGCGATGTGCGGTGCGCTCAAGGCGGATGGCTGGCCGCTGCTGGACGGCGCATCACGCTGGCGCCTCGGGGAGATCACCGTGGCGTGGGAGGCCGTGAGGCCCGGCTAG
- a CDS encoding DUF2516 family protein, with amino-acid sequence MALVIEIQHYLYLALGLIALGIEVWAFSDCVRRPGTAFEAAFKRTKGFWLALTGGAVVVGLLSALGGGGFNLFQIVAIVAACVYLADVKPAVSQTSGRGGNYGPYGPW; translated from the coding sequence GTGGCTCTCGTTATCGAAATCCAGCATTACCTGTACCTCGCGCTCGGCCTGATCGCCCTGGGCATCGAGGTATGGGCCTTCTCCGACTGCGTGCGACGTCCCGGAACGGCCTTCGAAGCCGCCTTCAAGCGCACCAAGGGTTTCTGGCTCGCCCTCACCGGCGGTGCTGTCGTCGTCGGCCTGCTGTCCGCACTCGGAGGCGGCGGCTTCAACCTCTTCCAGATCGTCGCCATCGTCGCGGCGTGCGTGTACCTCGCGGACGTGAAGCCGGCCGTCAGCCAGACCTCGGGCCGCGGCGGCAACTACGGCCCCTACGGACCCTGGTAG
- a CDS encoding trans-sulfuration enzyme family protein, translating to MQLERSDLAPDTLTVAAGRPPREHDAPVNPPIVLSTTYHETRAPEAGDRIYARGSNPTWDPFEEALGALEGADLPALVFGSGLGAAAAALSLVPTGGAVVMPRHAYAGSISLAADLAAQGRFELRTVDIADTPAVLAELDALAARFDAGQVMLWLESPTNPMLEVAELSVLTDAAHATGAVVVADNTFNTPIVHRPLESGVDVVLHSVTKWLAGHSDVVLGALITSDAALRDRLLAHRTLHGAIAGPFEVWLALRGLRTLALRMERSQGTAASLALRLADHPAVRRVRYPGLPTDPGHERAAAQFNGFGGIVSIELDDVATADALVAAVRLWLPATSLGGVESLVERRRRQPAEPVTVPEALVRLSVGIENPEDLWADLDSALRVAAGPRDGGL from the coding sequence ATGCAACTCGAGCGCTCCGACCTCGCCCCGGACACCCTCACCGTCGCCGCAGGACGTCCTCCCCGCGAGCACGATGCGCCCGTCAACCCTCCGATCGTCCTCTCGACGACGTACCACGAGACACGCGCGCCGGAGGCGGGCGACCGTATCTACGCACGCGGGTCCAACCCCACGTGGGACCCCTTCGAGGAGGCCCTGGGCGCTCTCGAGGGCGCGGACCTCCCGGCCCTCGTCTTCGGCTCGGGACTCGGTGCGGCCGCGGCCGCACTGTCCCTCGTGCCCACCGGGGGTGCCGTGGTCATGCCCCGCCACGCCTATGCGGGCTCGATCAGCCTCGCCGCCGACCTCGCCGCACAGGGCCGCTTCGAACTGCGCACCGTGGACATCGCGGACACCCCGGCCGTCCTCGCGGAACTCGACGCGCTCGCCGCCCGGTTCGACGCCGGCCAGGTGATGCTGTGGCTCGAGAGCCCCACGAATCCGATGCTCGAGGTCGCCGAGCTGTCCGTGCTGACCGATGCCGCCCATGCGACCGGCGCCGTCGTCGTCGCGGACAACACCTTCAACACGCCCATCGTCCATCGGCCGCTCGAATCCGGGGTCGACGTCGTGCTCCACTCGGTCACCAAGTGGCTCGCCGGCCACTCCGACGTCGTCCTCGGGGCGCTGATCACCTCGGATGCGGCACTCCGTGACCGGCTCCTGGCGCACCGGACCCTGCATGGCGCCATCGCGGGTCCGTTCGAGGTGTGGCTCGCCCTGCGCGGACTGCGAACACTCGCCCTGCGCATGGAGCGGAGCCAGGGGACCGCGGCTTCGCTGGCACTCCGGCTCGCGGACCACCCCGCCGTCCGCCGCGTGCGCTACCCGGGCCTCCCCACGGATCCGGGGCACGAGCGCGCCGCCGCGCAGTTCAACGGCTTCGGTGGCATCGTCAGCATCGAGCTCGACGACGTCGCCACGGCCGATGCCCTCGTCGCCGCCGTCCGGCTGTGGCTGCCGGCCACCTCGCTCGGCGGAGTGGAATCGCTGGTCGAACGACGACGGCGGCAGCCCGCCGAACCGGTCACGGTACCGGAGGCCCTCGTGCGCCTGTCCGTCGGCATCGAGAACCCCGAGGACCTGTGGGCGGACCTCGACTCCGCGCTTCGTGTCGCGGCCGGCCCGCGCGACGGCGGGCTCTGA
- the tmk gene encoding dTMP kinase: MTFPLPHGLPGLFLALEGGDGAGKSTQAALLCRALEDIGRTVVRTREPGGTPIGETLRSLVLEHGHGDIDARTEALMFAASRAAHVHQVIVPALQRGEVVVCDRYIDSSVAYQGAGRGLGPQTVLDVNLWATDGLRPDLTVLLDVDPAEGRSRRTAGAAPEDRLESEPDGFHASIRSAFLDLARQEPGRYLVLAASAPPEELHRAILDALPRVTA; encoded by the coding sequence GTGACCTTTCCCCTCCCGCACGGCCTTCCCGGGCTCTTTCTCGCACTCGAGGGCGGCGACGGTGCCGGCAAGTCCACGCAGGCTGCACTGCTGTGCCGCGCTCTCGAGGACATCGGCCGCACCGTGGTGCGCACGCGTGAGCCGGGCGGCACCCCGATCGGGGAGACGTTGCGCTCGCTCGTGCTCGAGCACGGGCACGGCGATATCGATGCCCGGACCGAAGCCCTGATGTTCGCGGCCTCGCGTGCGGCGCACGTGCACCAGGTGATCGTCCCCGCCCTGCAGCGCGGCGAGGTCGTGGTGTGCGACCGCTACATCGATTCCTCCGTCGCGTACCAGGGAGCGGGCCGAGGGCTCGGACCGCAGACCGTCCTCGACGTGAACCTCTGGGCCACCGACGGCCTCCGCCCCGACCTCACCGTGCTGCTCGACGTCGACCCGGCGGAGGGCCGCAGCCGCCGCACCGCCGGAGCCGCACCGGAGGACCGGCTCGAATCCGAGCCCGACGGCTTCCACGCCAGCATCCGGTCCGCCTTCCTGGACCTCGCGCGCCAGGAGCCCGGACGCTACCTCGTGCTGGCCGCGTCCGCTCCACCCGAAGAACTCCACCGTGCCATCCTCGACGCCCTGCCCCGGGTCACTGCATGA
- a CDS encoding DNA polymerase III subunit delta', which produces MSVVSHGLPTTGVWAELRGQEQVVEQLRRAAQSGAPTHAWLFTGPPGSGRSNAARAFAAALLCEREALDERGCGTCKACHTVLSGTHADLTNVTTEKVTISIDEARELVRKAQDKPSTGRWRIIIVEDADRMQERSTNVLLKAIEEPPPRTIWLLCAPSPGDVLVTIRSRCRSVGLRLPPVQDVADLLVARDGIDPATAEAVARAAQSHIGVAKRLATDEGARERRNQIVRLPLTLRSVAGAMRAAADLVKLAEAEAQSSFEQRDAEERAALLATLGAPETGTLPPSMRAQIKRLEEDQTRRAKRSKNDYFDRALTDLISFYRDVLMLQVSSGQSLVNEPLRPELEEFARRESAEDTLLRLEAINEVRTRLVSTNVSPLLAIEAMTVSLLSRKDLDR; this is translated from the coding sequence ATGAGCGTTGTGTCGCACGGCCTTCCCACGACGGGCGTGTGGGCGGAGCTGCGCGGGCAGGAGCAGGTCGTGGAGCAGCTGCGCCGCGCCGCCCAGTCCGGGGCCCCCACCCACGCCTGGCTCTTCACCGGCCCGCCGGGTTCCGGTCGCTCCAACGCGGCCCGCGCCTTCGCCGCCGCTCTCCTCTGCGAGCGCGAGGCGCTCGACGAGCGGGGCTGCGGCACCTGCAAGGCCTGCCACACCGTCCTCTCCGGCACACACGCCGACCTCACCAACGTCACCACGGAGAAGGTGACCATCAGCATCGACGAGGCCCGCGAACTCGTCCGCAAGGCGCAGGACAAGCCCTCGACGGGGCGCTGGCGCATCATCATCGTCGAGGACGCCGACCGCATGCAGGAGCGCAGCACCAATGTGCTGCTCAAGGCCATCGAGGAGCCGCCACCGCGGACCATCTGGCTGCTCTGCGCGCCCAGCCCGGGCGACGTGCTCGTCACCATCCGGTCCCGCTGCCGGTCGGTGGGTCTCCGGCTGCCGCCCGTCCAGGATGTGGCGGACCTGCTCGTGGCCCGCGACGGCATCGACCCCGCGACGGCGGAAGCGGTGGCGCGGGCGGCCCAGAGCCACATCGGGGTGGCGAAGAGGCTTGCTACCGATGAGGGTGCGCGGGAACGACGCAACCAGATCGTCCGGCTGCCGCTGACGCTGCGCTCCGTGGCCGGCGCCATGCGCGCGGCGGCGGACCTGGTGAAGCTGGCCGAGGCGGAAGCCCAGAGTTCCTTCGAGCAGCGCGACGCCGAGGAGCGGGCTGCCCTGCTCGCAACCCTCGGTGCCCCGGAGACCGGCACCCTGCCGCCGTCCATGCGGGCGCAGATCAAGCGCCTCGAGGAGGACCAGACGCGGCGGGCCAAGCGGTCCAAGAACGACTACTTCGACCGAGCCCTGACCGACCTCATCTCCTTCTATCGGGACGTGCTCATGCTGCAGGTGTCCAGCGGGCAGTCGCTCGTCAACGAGCCCCTGCGGCCCGAGCTCGAGGAGTTCGCCCGCCGGGAGAGCGCGGAGGACACGCTCCTGCGGCTCGAGGCCATCAACGAGGTCCGCACGAGGCTCGTCAGCACCAATGTCTCCCCGCTCCTCGCGATCGAAGCGATGACCGTGAGCCTCCTGTCCCGGAAGGACCTCGACCGATGA